GAAAATGTTTCAAGCCTTTGTACTCTtcctctttacttttttttttttttttggtttttatttgCTCACACAACTTTGTCTTCTTTGTATTGCAAACTATGTAACAGCTACTGTCTAGTCTTTAGATGATTGAGTAGAGATTCCAAAGCCAACTCTAGTGCTTAGATGAAGCTGCAGTAGGTAAGCAGATAGTGTTGTAGAATTTGCAAAGTTATGTAGGTTGCCTCATGtacactttattatttttcatctatATGTTCAAttgacatttcaatttttccatAACCATGTCTTGCAGATTGTGAATGTGCCCTTTTATTATGGATATGTTTGTTGAAAAATGTGTATGCTAAGCTATTCAAGAAAACAGTAAGGCAGAGGGATAAAATCTTGGCTCTTCATTTCATGGTTGATTCTTTGTCATTGCAAACATAATATTCTTCTAGATTTTGGTCAAATTGTAGACTGTTTCAAAGTTATCTGCTTTGAGCTGAGCGTGGAAACGGTCAGGCATTGAGGAAAAAGACTTGTATTTCCGTGGTGTTTCCCTTTTTTTGTCTGTGTTtgctttttaaatttttgtgtttttgttttcatacAGAAAATATTGCATCAGTAACAAAAGAAAGTTTGATGCGGTCagataaagaaaatcaaaaaatcaaagtttttGGATCAGAGAAGAAGAGTTTTTGGATGTGTGTTGGCAAGATAAGACAATATTCTAGATGATGAGACAGATTTTCTTGTCTTGTTTCTCTGTACAGTGATACCAGTTTCCAGAAAAGGAACTAGATTAACTAACCCTCAACTCATAAAAATACACTTTTGAGATAAAAAGTAGTTTGATGTGTACTCCCTCGTCAATGGCGAATTGATGCTCGAGGCTGCGGCAGCGGAGGCTTCGTCAATGGCATCATGAAATCTGTTGTTCTGCACATGAGCTGCGATCACAGCGTTCCACGCAGCTGAGTTCTTGAAAACACGCAGTGCTTCGTCCAAACATCCGCATTGTCCCAGAAACGTCGTCCTTCCTCTccaactttaattttaaaaacaattattttattcaaaatagcaacaaattttattttgaataataataattttagcAGTCttattgacttttctgcactcgttttgtaaaaatgataataaatagttaaagtggagaaataataaagtaaaaaagagaataatgtagataagactcttctctacattattcttttttttactttattatttctccattttaactatttattatcatttttataaaacgagtgcagaaaagtcagtgggactgctaaagcgggacggagggagtaacttttttaaaaataacaatatattttatttattaagataataaattttattaataaaagaatacagtaaattttattagttgaaataatattaatagctTTTATTCACAAGATTTATAAATCTTATTAATAAACTaggtaatatttttataagaataatcatttttaaatagtatGTACAAAAATACTCTAATTATAACTACAAatactttaaataaaatcatgaatacaataaatgtgcataataagcatattttaatttaattatcataacTAAGATATATCtttccaaaataatactataagggtatattagtccatatttaaattaagtgtATGACAAAGTGACATAGGGGCATTATGACatagagacattatgtctctaaatcagtacttttgtatttttttttatagagaCAAGCATATttcatactaataaaataaatgtgaattttttttgttgaagtgagagtatttatagatgaaaatgtgaattttgggaaaaataaattgaaaaataaattaaaagtatgtagaaaacggatataatttattgggaagtgggaaaatatttttttatttaaaaacgtttttttaattaattttgattttatttttttttaaaaaagaaaaaataaaatttgccagccgttggccaatcacaGCATGACACATAAGGCTTCTCAGCGGCACGGatgtgctcttatttaagagcagtgccgtgccgctggcacagACGGACAAGAgcccgctgcggatgctctaagattGAAGCTTTCAAATGTGAACTTCCTCACAGCATGCACCTGCTCAAACATGGTCTCTTTCTCTCATTAGTTTacatttgttttgattttattaattttgcagtGATTGAAAGGTTGAAGGCAGAGAGAGCGGAAGAGATGGAAGGGTACAAGCGTCAAATGAAGATTGGAGGACTTCTGTTCAGATCTGCACACCGATGTCAAGTGATCAAGCCTCTGTTTTTCCCCTGAAATCAGTAAAATTTTCTTCCATATTTgtcattcatttttattggtttTGCATTGTTTAAAATAGGTTAGGATTTCAGAGATTCGCGGAAGGGCTGGGCAATAGGAATGAGTTTGGTGAGGAACGAAGGAGGGGCATTTTCGCCATTCAAGAGAGCAATGAATGAAAAGAGTGAGGCTGATTTGAGCGACGATGGAAGATCAGAAGAAACAAAGGCGTTGTTGGTCTCCGGAGTTGcacaatatttttgttgatgccCTCCAAAGCTTGGTGGCGCGCAGAGTAAGAAATCTCCAACctgatttaaaatatatgaagaAGCGAGTTGATTCAGCGGAGCCGATAGCAGGCACCAGCGGTGAGAGTATCAGGAAATGAAAACGAAGATGAAGACAAAGACGACGACTAGTCGGTGAGAGCAAGGACCTTGCTTGCCATACAAAAACATACTATCATATACTCCTacttcttaattaatttcactttCATTCTACCCTTACTTTGCCGGAGAAATTTAAAATCGCTTGTCATATTGTTTCATATAAAGCTGTTTTGAGATATTTACTAGTAGCATGTTTTTTCTGAGGAATTCATTTAGGAttcttttatcaaatttttttcatcacCAGAAAATTGGTTGCAGTGACGATTTCGATTTCTCTTTGGAATACCCAATCGTATAATTCAATCCCCCCACCACTCAGGCACTCACCATTCCTCCACTCAAGTCTCACAGAGTATATAGTGCTagtcatttatattttgtactataaattttaattagtgttGAACAAAgtttgttgaaattataaCAATCATTGATCAACTGTTTTcttagttaaaaaataaaaaaagtgtcGTTATGCCTAGCATTTGATTGGAAAATGATAGATGCATTATGTAGTTCTAATAGAatatttaagattttattaaatcaattcGGCGATAATGTTACCGTTGCTTCGCCGAGTGGCGatttatcgccggattatcgccgagcgatcgccggccactgtgggcgacgctcggcgataatcggcgatttttaaaatttttttttttttttttggccgAACGGCTATTTTatcccacccctataaatatttcatcctcttcctccattcatcacccacaaacttcattcacacaaattttcaatcttttttctctccatctttattaaatgagttctgaTTCATCGTCTCGTGCTCAGTCCGACGAGGAAATATcacattcttcttccgaagaAGAGGTACCTCCCGCTCCCACCGGATGGGATGTAGCGGGTTTCGCCAACAACCCAATCAACAACTATATCTCCCGCGTCGCATACAAAGCGAGATCGCTCGAATGCAGGCAGCCCACCCCCAACGGCCAATCCGCCGGCGGCGCGATACATCCTCGCAACCACATCGGGTGCGCACGATCGGCTTGCTTCGCCGATTATTTCGCGCGGAGGAACCACGTTATCCGGCAGATGTATTTCGTCGCCGGTTCGGAATGCGCCGCTCCCTCTTCCTCGCGCATTGTTAATGCGTTGTCCGCTACGTTACCCCGAGTTCCGCCTCAAGCGAGACGCAGCAGGGAAGCCTGACTATCGCCCCTACGCTGCAATGCACCGTTGCCATCCGGCAAACTTGGCATATGGAGGGTCCGCCGACATGTTCGATGAGTATCTGCAATGCGGCGAGACGACGGGCAACGAGTGCCTGAAGAATTTCTGTCAGGGCGTGCGAGAGATATTTGGGGAGCACTACCTTCGCTCGCCGGACGCAGCTGACTGCCAGTTCCTACCTGGATTGGCACTGGAGGACCCACGGCTTTCCGGGGATGCTCGGCAGCATCGACTGTATGCACtggcagtggaagaactgcccaACCGCGTGGCGAGGCCAGTTTACTACCGGCTACAAAGGTACGCATCCCACCATCATTCTTGAAGCCGTTGCCGACCAACGgctttggatttggcatgcttattttggtatagccgggtcgaacaacgacctaaatgttctcaattcctcgccccttttcaacgagcggATCAACGGATTAGGCCCCTCCATCGAATTCACGGCCAATGGCAATGTGCATAACATGGGGTACTACCTGGCTGACGGCATCTATCCGCAATGGCCCGTGTTtctgaagacgatcagatgccCACTCGGAGATAGAAGAAGGTATTTTGCCCGAGCGCAAGAGTctgcgcgcaaggatgtggagagggcatttggggtgctccaatcgcgatTTGCACTGGTAAAGGGTCCGACGCGCTTTTTCTACCAGGGGGATATTGCCGatatcatgtatgcgtgcatcatcatgcataacatgatcatcGAAGATGAACACGAAGGCGTCCTCGACGTCACCAACGACCCAAGTGTTGCATCATCGAGTCACGGTGTCTCAACCGAGTCCGCCCGCCAGGGTGTACCGCACAACGAACATGAACGGTTCCAGGCGTTCATGGACATACACCAGAAGGAGGCCCATCAAGCACTACAACacgatatcatcgaagaattgtgggcaaatagaaaccgcgcccaccgcccttgaatttttttttctttgaatttttttttgattttttatttccattcgtgtactttttttttttttttaattttcttcgttgtaatgtgtacccgtgtttaatacaacgaactttattactatttatttgatttatctttataa
The genomic region above belongs to Salvia hispanica cultivar TCC Black 2014 chromosome 3, UniMelb_Shisp_WGS_1.0, whole genome shotgun sequence and contains:
- the LOC125210377 gene encoding uncharacterized protein LOC125210377; this encodes MGYYLADGIYPQWPVFLKTIRCPLGDRRRYFARAQESARKDVERAFGVLQSRFALVKGPTRFFYQGDIADIMYACIIMHNMIIEDEHEGVLDVTNDPSVASSSHGVSTESARQGVPHNEHERFQAFMDIHQKEAHQALQHDIIEEL